The Oncorhynchus kisutch isolate 150728-3 linkage group LG8, Okis_V2, whole genome shotgun sequence DNA segment GCGACTACCCACGTTATTGCTAGTTAGTTCTCAGTAttgttctctagttctctccccAAAATAATCGTATCGTTAACGTTCGATAATTAGCACACAGGCTAGCTCGAAAACGTTCCCATTTTGTACCGTTATTTGGTTGACAATGACCAAGCAAATATGCAACGTAGTTAGCTATCGTTTCTGTTCAATGCCGATAGCTTCGATTTAGCCACATATACCCTTATGAATGAGAAAGTTACATACCTCCTGCTGCTGTGACTTGGTCCCTTGTTTACTTCGCTGGTAGCTAGGCGTTAGTTGGCTAGTAGCTAGCTAAAGATGAGGCTTTAAATCGCTGTTTTCAATAGCTAATGTCAGAATAAACTTCGAGAGACAAGAAAGCCCTTATGCTGCTTACTTAGTTTTAGTTTCACCCTAGCTATCTTTCTGATTTCCAAGATAGTTAATGCAAACCATGTTAGCAAGCGTTTCCTGAAAGCAGCTACCAAGTGACGCACAAGTATCTAGTATCTGATTCGCTAATCGAAATACTGTTGACCAATGAGACCACCACCCAAAACGGTCAACAAACACTTCGTCAAAATGAATAGTATTTGTGAATGTTGTCTTCGAACATTTAATTGGCAATGTTGATTTTGATAACCAATAGCCTAGGACAAATTGATGGGAGTGGTTGTTAAAAGTAGTAGATGTGATCTTATgccaggcagagggagagtggaAGCAGTGAATGGTCAAGATGGGTTATTATCAAGAAAAGGTGTCATTTAGTCTTTAAAAAAACTCAACCATTTAAAATAATTTCAATACAAACAGAATCTCCACAAATTCATTTAATGTTAATTAAGCTATTCTGCTATGAATAATGTAATTTCAGACATTTTAAAAAGGCACAGTTTTGTTCAGATAAATGTTCTgtaaattatcctatttacagcAGAGTATTGAACTCACATTGAGCATTGTAACAATCACATTGCCCACAAATTAcctccaatatatatatatatatatatgttacacTTTTTAAAATTCCTTCAACCAAAGTTAAAGGAATTGTTCAACAGCAATATGAAAAATATGATAAAATGTAACTCCAAATCTATGGCATGCCAAACTGTTTTCATTGGATATCTGGGAGAAAAAAGAAAAACTAAAAAATTAAGTTAATGTGTAAATAAAAAAAagagtagcccccccccccccccaaaaaaatacacTTGACTTATTCCAGAAACATATGGTGTGTATTGTCTTATTCCCAACATCATTGCCTATGGGGAATGTAACAGCACATTGAAAATCAATGTTGAACATAATCTAATCTATAAGCACACATACTGGCGGTATATCAGTATATATCAGGTGACTTTATTTTCTATAATTTttgccagtagttctgaaagtagcactaATGAGCCAAGTGGGCCCCCAAAATGACATACTACATCAAgtatgtgcagatatgtgcaaCACGTCATTGACCTCTCTCACTTTGCTGTATGTGCATGATGTGCCTCTTGCTAGCCGTCACTCATATGGCAAGGGGCTGGAGCTCATTGGTTgaactcaaattgctaggggACTGGCCCACTTGGGGGAAAATGGCACAGCACTGATTCCATAAAACAGTCTGTTTTAAACTTgggattttgtggctaattgaggtaagacagtaattctgctcatcgATTATGCATGTATTaactacacattaacacatctagcccacagcaggagggttaaaaaaaatacttaagtCACGAAAGTTTCGGAGCATGTCTAAGGTATCAAATGGAGTAGCACCTAGACCTTTATACTCAGTCCATATCAGGAAGAGGGTAAATACTAATAGCTTTTTTCTTTATAAATAACATTCCATTTATGGCAAGGAATTTGGATGGAATAGGATCAATTTAATTTGCGTCAAGGTGGCACAACCAACAGCCCTACTGCTTTAGCACTGTGCCTGGATTGAACACATAAGGACTAGGGTGAGTTAACATGTCACACACTCagataagacaaaaaaaaataatatatatcacATAAAAAAATGACCTATCACACTCAACCTTGTCATGTATTGGTGCGAGCACTATTTCTATTATTGCATTTTGCATGCTTGAGTAAAGGTATGTTTAATAAACAATAAAACAAGAATTGACTTGATATTACAATTAAGTACCAGCATAAGGACAAAGACATCCAAGGAATTTGACATAGTAAAAACATAACTGAGGCACTTTGTGCTATTTGAGTGAAATGAGAAAGATCAAAATATTCACATTATACTACATTTCATTTGTTTTCAAAATGTCATCCTCTGATACTTGAATGCGTTCTCTTAAAATACCTTAAAACTAAGCAGTTAAGTCAAGCATAAAAACATGATCACTGATAGTTCATAAACAATGGAAGATTATCTATTTCACAAGTATATCAAGTGACACTGCAAATATGTATTGATCAATATCCCCTGACTTTTAAgtgtaaaaaaatctaaaaaactgTTCCAGATACAAGATCCAAAAAACAGTATTTAAGTACATTGACTAAAAACATGATagttaaaatgtttattttatgtgcTTGTAAATCCTATAGGAAAGAAATGTTGGTTTCCATTTAAACTCCTAAATTATATTGGTCCACAGTTCAGGTCAGCAGGTCCCAATTATAGAATTTGTTTAACAAAACGaccaaaaaaaatacatttaatatactacaccctggtATCTTACCTTAAAGACTAGAGTGAGCTTTAACAAAACAAGCTCTGAAACAATGTCAGACaactagagggagagagcaaaaaactagaacagaaaacacacaggtaaatgaatggagggagaaagaaaaggcCAAGTGAAGAAGTTACAGAAAgacagaggggggtgggggggtggggggtgggggggggttagagagcgagagacggaggtGTTTATCTGTCCTTGGAGCCCAGTTTCTCAATGAGGTCCTGCAGAGGGGCCAGCTCACGACGATCAATGAGGTTGAACTCCTACACAGTAAAATACCACACAAGCCATATGTAATCAAACATAACTTTTTACCTGCTATACTATATTTACACAGGATAGTAACAAGTATGCCTGTTAACCATGAATTATAATTGCACAATACATCAATTGGAATAGAATACTATTTACTACATTCATGGAGGCATGATTTATGACAAGACATGATAGAATCATGACAATCATTTCTAAACAGCAATGAAGAGATCATTTGATATTTGGAATGTATTACGACTGGCACCTGGACAAAGAAGATGAAGTGTTTGAAGGAGGTGTTGAGGTGAGCCTCCTCCTGCAGTTGCATCACAGAGTCAAAATGCTGGTGGTAGATGTGGGCATAGACTCTGAACAGGCGCTTCAGAATAGTCTTGGCCACGGACATAAAGTTCTTGGGAAAGGGCACTCCTAAGGGAGACAGAGCGGGAGTTCTATTATCTAAAAGCCAAAAGGTATATGCTAAATTTATGAAGGTTTCGAATTTATACAAAACGAATTTAACTAACCTATCTTGGAGGGGAAGAGTGTCTCATCATCCAGCTGATCCTGCACCCAGGTCATCAGGTAGTCTATGTACTTGGGAGCAGAGCACTTGATGGGTTTTTTGATGTTGGTGCCATCCGCCCAGTGGTATTCATACcttgagagaggtagagatggaccAACAGCGAGATGGAATGAGAATTTTAGTTTAGTTTTAATAAAGTGAAATTATGGCTTCCTCTGAATGTTTTTGGCATAATTCATCATCACTGTTTGTTGGACAGTCACACATGGCTAGAAGAGGGCATCTTCCTAACAAGACCCAGTTTGGGGTATAAAAAGGTTGTCCTATTAGACAAAGCATTTTACTAGCGCACAGATTTACTTTCTGTTCTTAGAAGAAGAGATTTACCATAAATGATTAGTAGAGAGTATACTACAGTAAGATTCAGGAGCTGGAAAAGAGCATAAGAGACAAGCGGAGGCAGAGGTGTTGTAAACATTTAtagatagcaaatttcaatttacaaaaaaaaaaaaaaacgacttTGTCTCTTGAggttctagtcatgaaatctatgcagcctactccaTCACTTTTTATAGATACTGTTTAagggcctcctgggccatatgcagcgttcctcactgagttcttAAATCGGACCTTGTAGTCGTGGCAGATAATAGTCCatttttttggtgactttaatattcacatggaaaagtccacagacccactccaaaaggctttcggagccatcatcgactcagtgggtttggtccaacatgtctccggaccaactcactgccacagtcatactctggaccatGGAacaaatgttgtggatcttaatgttttgccttataatcctggactatcggaccactatTTTATTACATTGCAATCGCaataaataatctgctcagaccccaaccaaggatcatcaaaagtcgtgctataaattctcagacaaccc contains these protein-coding regions:
- the mob1a gene encoding MOB kinase activator 1A — encoded protein: MSFLFGSRSSKTFKPKKNIPEGSHQYELLKHAEATLGSGNLRQAVMLPEGEDLNEWIAVNTVDFFNQINMLYGTITEFCTETSCSVMSAGPRYEYHWADGTNIKKPIKCSAPKYIDYLMTWVQDQLDDETLFPSKIGVPFPKNFMSVAKTILKRLFRVYAHIYHQHFDSVMQLQEEAHLNTSFKHFIFFVQEFNLIDRRELAPLQDLIEKLGSKDR